Proteins from a genomic interval of Chryseobacterium indologenes:
- a CDS encoding PorT family protein: MKKIFLGLALVAGTFTFAQKTSSNTASSPVRFGLKAGLNVSSLSNSDTNSKAGFYGGVFANIPVAQDFSVQPEVLYSGMGAKAKANSDVKLNMDYIAVPVMLQYNALPNLYVEAGPQFSFLVSAKGKDNNGSVDVKDGFKTFDFGLGLGAGYYFTPNIGVNVRYVAGLTDVVKNRIGGDSSKNGVFQVGLAYKF; the protein is encoded by the coding sequence ATGAAAAAGATTTTTTTAGGCCTGGCACTCGTAGCAGGTACTTTTACTTTCGCACAAAAAACTTCATCAAATACAGCATCTTCTCCGGTTAGATTTGGATTAAAAGCTGGTCTTAATGTTTCAAGCCTTTCTAACAGTGATACCAATTCAAAAGCTGGATTTTATGGTGGTGTTTTCGCAAACATTCCTGTAGCACAAGACTTCTCTGTACAACCGGAAGTATTATACAGCGGTATGGGTGCTAAAGCGAAAGCTAACAGCGATGTTAAATTGAACATGGATTATATCGCTGTACCGGTAATGTTGCAGTACAATGCACTTCCTAACCTATATGTAGAAGCAGGACCACAATTCAGCTTCCTTGTAAGTGCTAAAGGAAAAGACAACAATGGTTCTGTAGATGTTAAAGACGGTTTCAAAACTTTTGATTTCGGATTAGGTCTTGGAGCAGGATATTACTTTACTCCTAACATCGGAGTTAACGTAAGATATGTTGCAGGATTAACTGACGTTGTTAAGAACAGAATCGGTGGTGATTCTTCTAAAAACGGAGTATTCCAGGTTGGACTGGCTTATAAATTCTAA
- a CDS encoding PorT family protein has product MKKLILGLAVTAGTLAFAQQTPSSVGAATFGIKGGMNVSSLSNGADLSDSKSKIGFNAGVFANIPLASSFSVQPEVIYNDLGSKVTREYSIVGNKYKDEYSRNLGYIAVPVMFQYNATPEFYLEAGPEFGFLVSANDKFKSSTNSNTSSQVASLNKDDFKTFNFGIGLGAGYYFTQNLGITARYTAGLTDIYKNNSGDAVKNNVFQVGLAYKFK; this is encoded by the coding sequence ATGAAAAAGTTAATTTTAGGATTGGCAGTAACTGCAGGAACATTAGCATTCGCTCAGCAAACACCTTCTTCAGTAGGGGCAGCAACATTTGGTATTAAAGGAGGAATGAACGTATCTTCCCTTTCAAACGGAGCTGATTTGAGTGATTCTAAATCTAAAATCGGTTTTAACGCCGGTGTATTTGCCAACATCCCGCTAGCTAGTTCATTTAGTGTACAACCTGAGGTTATTTATAATGACTTAGGTTCAAAAGTAACAAGAGAGTATTCAATCGTAGGAAATAAATATAAAGATGAATATTCAAGAAATCTGGGATATATTGCAGTACCGGTAATGTTCCAGTACAACGCAACTCCTGAATTTTATCTTGAAGCAGGACCTGAATTTGGATTCTTAGTAAGTGCTAATGATAAATTCAAAAGCTCTACCAACAGCAATACCAGTTCGCAGGTAGCAAGTCTTAATAAAGATGACTTCAAAACATTCAACTTCGGTATCGGTCTTGGTGCAGGATACTATTTCACACAGAACTTAGGAATTACCGCAAGATATACAGCAGGTCTTACTGATATTTATAAAAACAATTCAGGTGATGCTGTTAAAAACAATGTATTCCAGGTAGGATTGGCTTATAAATTTAAATAA
- the aroB gene encoding 3-dehydroquinate synthase: MITILNDNFSQLNDFLHEKSFSKIFILVDENTHEYCLPVLLGNMETDLGFEILEIEAGEEMKNIQTANQLWEILTEMQADRKALVINLGGGVITDMGGFVASTYKRGIQFINIPTTLLSMCDASIGGKTGIDLMHYKNMVGTFAFPQQIFIYPQFLETLPFKELRSGFAEMLKHGLIADKEHWNQLTQIHKLDVETVIPHIQTSMNIKQDVVEKDFHESNIRKTLNFGHTIGHAVESLCLQQGNPILHGEAVAMGMISEAHLAYLEGLITEEDSKIIIENIQRYYPYLDISDFKDEDITALLLNDKKNTDSKINFSLLSGIGSCIYDHQCSQKNILESLHFYRKLNDF, translated from the coding sequence ATGATAACAATATTAAACGATAATTTTTCTCAGTTAAACGACTTTCTTCATGAAAAATCATTCAGTAAAATTTTTATTCTGGTTGATGAGAATACCCATGAATACTGTCTTCCTGTTCTCTTAGGGAATATGGAAACTGATCTGGGGTTTGAAATTTTGGAAATTGAAGCAGGCGAGGAAATGAAAAATATTCAGACAGCCAATCAACTTTGGGAAATTCTTACCGAGATGCAGGCAGACAGAAAAGCACTGGTTATCAACCTTGGAGGCGGTGTGATTACAGATATGGGTGGCTTTGTTGCTTCTACTTATAAAAGAGGAATACAGTTCATCAATATCCCTACTACCCTTTTATCCATGTGTGATGCTTCTATTGGCGGGAAAACAGGAATTGACCTGATGCACTATAAAAATATGGTGGGAACCTTTGCCTTTCCCCAACAGATATTTATTTATCCCCAATTTTTGGAAACATTACCTTTTAAAGAATTAAGAAGTGGATTTGCAGAAATGCTGAAGCACGGACTCATAGCCGATAAAGAACACTGGAACCAACTGACACAGATCCATAAACTGGATGTAGAAACGGTAATCCCTCATATCCAGACTTCTATGAACATCAAACAGGATGTTGTAGAGAAGGATTTCCATGAAAGCAATATCAGAAAAACACTCAACTTCGGACATACGATCGGGCATGCAGTTGAGAGTTTATGCCTGCAGCAAGGCAATCCTATTTTGCATGGTGAAGCCGTTGCCATGGGAATGATTTCCGAAGCTCACCTGGCATACCTGGAAGGTCTTATCACGGAGGAAGATTCAAAGATTATTATTGAAAATATCCAGAGATACTATCCTTACCTTGATATCAGTGACTTCAAAGATGAGGACATCACTGCATTACTTTTAAATGATAAAAAGAATACCGACAGTAAAATCAATTTTTCGCTGCTTTCAGGAATCGGATCATGTATATATGACCATCAATGCAGCCAGAAAAATATTCTGGAATCATTACATTTTTATAGAAAACTCAATGATTTCTAA
- a CDS encoding rRNA pseudouridine synthase — MTNKSESYEKKSFGKPKRGGKSFDTRDKYERGSLKYGRRPSSGDDRNEDKTRSFVQKRRLNKIEKDVYKDSIRLNKYIANSGICSRREADELITQGLVEVNGVVVTEMGYQVQKTDRVVFDGQGITPEKPVYVLLNKPKGYISTTKDDKARKTVMDLVANASPYRLFPVGRLDRSTTGVILLTNDGHMTKKLTHPSFNAKKIYHVTLDKKLTAEDLRLIAEGIRLDEGLAVVDQISYIEGKPKNEIGIEIHIGWNRVIRRIFQRLGYEVEALDRVMFSGLTKKNIKRGHWRILTDLEVNNLKML, encoded by the coding sequence ATCACGAATAAAAGTGAGAGCTATGAGAAAAAATCTTTCGGAAAACCTAAGAGAGGTGGAAAAAGCTTTGATACAAGAGACAAGTACGAAAGAGGGAGTCTGAAATATGGCAGAAGACCTTCTAGTGGAGATGACAGAAATGAGGATAAAACAAGATCTTTTGTACAGAAAAGAAGGCTAAATAAAATAGAAAAGGACGTTTATAAAGACAGCATCCGTCTTAATAAGTATATTGCCAACTCGGGAATCTGCAGCAGGAGAGAAGCTGATGAGCTGATTACTCAGGGACTTGTGGAGGTAAACGGCGTAGTCGTAACGGAAATGGGTTATCAGGTTCAGAAAACAGACAGAGTCGTTTTTGACGGACAAGGTATTACTCCTGAAAAACCTGTTTATGTACTTTTGAATAAGCCAAAAGGTTATATCTCAACAACAAAAGACGATAAGGCAAGAAAAACCGTAATGGATCTTGTGGCGAATGCTTCTCCTTACAGACTATTCCCTGTGGGAAGACTGGACCGTTCAACGACAGGGGTTATTTTGTTAACCAATGACGGACATATGACCAAGAAATTAACGCATCCATCTTTTAATGCTAAAAAAATCTATCATGTGACGTTAGACAAAAAACTTACTGCTGAAGATTTACGTCTTATTGCAGAAGGAATCCGTCTGGATGAAGGACTGGCGGTTGTTGATCAGATCTCATATATTGAAGGTAAGCCGAAAAATGAGATCGGAATTGAGATTCATATCGGATGGAACCGTGTGATCAGAAGAATATTCCAAAGATTAGGTTATGAAGTAGAAGCTCTGGACAGAGTAATGTTCTCAGGATTAACGAAGAAAAACATCAAGAGAGGACACTGGAGAATTCTTACAGACCTGGAAGTAAATAATCTTAAGATGCTTTAA
- a CDS encoding amidase, translated as MKKIILSVILFTGVISKAQNIADAQFKYPEYDIEKIQNLYKNNTATVKEVVESYLKRIHDIDQTGVQLNSVITVNPDAVKIADSLDHLEAKFRNKPLFGIPVLLKDNIDTHDKMPNTAGSLALKNSFPLQDSYIVKKLREAGAVIIGKTNLSEWANFRGEKSTSGWSGLGGLTKNPYILNRNTCGSSAGSGAAISANLGIIAIGTETNGSIICPSSINGIVGLKPTVGLISRQGIIPISFSQDTAGPMARTVRDIAISLGAMVGEDKNDTKTIGNTAFSHTDYTRFLTLNGLKGKRFGYIKEITKGASKKVDELFLQTLKVLEAQGATIVTIDNDFISDETHQKSFQIMVNEFKDGLNTYFSSLGKDAAVKNIDDLIAFNKNNKEELQYFGQEYLELAAKSNGINDKEYTKNLKIAQTGSREKGIDLVMKKYKLDAIISPATTEAWKTNLKTGDQYSFGSADAAAIAGYPSITLPMGYIDGLPVGILFSAGKWEEGKLINMAYTFEQTNPQRKVPEFLTGQ; from the coding sequence ATGAAAAAAATCATTTTATCGGTAATCCTCTTTACAGGAGTAATTTCAAAGGCTCAAAATATAGCGGATGCCCAGTTCAAATATCCGGAATATGATATTGAGAAAATCCAAAACTTATATAAAAATAACACAGCTACCGTAAAGGAGGTTGTTGAAAGCTATCTGAAAAGAATCCATGATATCGACCAAACGGGAGTACAGCTGAATTCTGTCATTACCGTTAATCCTGACGCTGTAAAGATCGCTGATTCTTTAGACCATCTGGAAGCAAAATTTAGAAATAAACCATTATTTGGAATCCCTGTTCTGCTTAAAGATAATATAGATACTCATGATAAAATGCCTAATACAGCAGGCTCTCTGGCATTAAAGAATTCTTTTCCTCTACAAGACAGCTATATCGTCAAGAAACTCAGGGAGGCCGGAGCCGTAATTATAGGAAAAACGAATCTAAGCGAATGGGCCAATTTCAGGGGCGAAAAATCTACAAGCGGATGGAGCGGATTAGGCGGACTGACCAAAAACCCTTATATCCTCAATAGAAATACCTGTGGATCAAGCGCCGGTTCAGGAGCTGCCATATCAGCCAATCTTGGTATCATAGCAATCGGTACCGAAACTAATGGCTCTATCATCTGTCCTTCCAGCATCAATGGAATTGTAGGGTTGAAGCCTACTGTCGGCCTGATTTCCAGACAGGGCATTATTCCTATTTCATTTTCACAGGATACTGCAGGACCGATGGCGAGAACTGTCAGAGACATTGCGATAAGCCTGGGAGCGATGGTGGGTGAAGATAAAAATGACACCAAAACTATTGGAAATACAGCTTTTTCCCATACCGATTACACGAGATTCCTCACTTTAAACGGATTAAAAGGAAAAAGATTCGGATATATAAAAGAAATTACAAAAGGAGCCAGTAAAAAAGTTGACGAATTATTTCTGCAGACTTTAAAAGTTCTGGAAGCTCAGGGGGCAACAATTGTTACCATAGACAATGACTTTATCTCAGATGAAACTCATCAAAAGTCTTTTCAGATTATGGTTAATGAATTTAAAGATGGTTTGAATACATACTTTTCGTCTTTAGGAAAGGATGCCGCTGTCAAAAATATTGATGACTTAATTGCTTTCAATAAAAACAATAAGGAAGAATTGCAATATTTCGGACAGGAATACCTTGAACTTGCCGCTAAAAGCAACGGAATAAATGATAAAGAATATACTAAGAATCTAAAAATAGCGCAGACAGGAAGCCGTGAAAAAGGGATTGACCTTGTCATGAAAAAATATAAACTCGATGCCATTATTTCTCCCGCAACCACTGAAGCCTGGAAAACAAACCTGAAAACAGGAGATCAGTATTCATTTGGCAGCGCAGATGCCGCCGCCATTGCAGGCTACCCAAGTATTACACTGCCGATGGGATATATCGATGGGTTGCCGGTAGGTATTCTGTTTTCGGCCGGAAAATGGGAAGAAGGAAAGCTTATCAATATGGCCTATACTTTTGAGCAAACCAATCCCCAAAGAAAAGTACCTGAATTCTTAACCGGACAGTAA
- the pncA gene encoding bifunctional nicotinamidase/pyrazinamidase produces the protein MKKALIIVDVQNDFCQGGALAVPGANEVIPYINLLMEENEYDQIVLTQDWHPAGHKSFASSNGRNVGESIILNGVPQFMWPDHCVQGTFGAEFHKDLNRDKVTHVIQKGKNIEIDSYSGFQDNNHFMKTGLDDFLKYHEIQLVEIVGLAMDYCVKFTALDAVANGYITCLHFNGTRAVNVKPDNGRDAIYEMIEKGVTVLG, from the coding sequence ATGAAAAAAGCGTTAATAATAGTCGATGTACAGAATGATTTTTGTCAAGGCGGTGCATTGGCAGTTCCCGGGGCAAATGAAGTCATCCCTTATATCAATCTCCTGATGGAAGAAAATGAGTATGATCAGATTGTTTTGACTCAAGACTGGCATCCTGCGGGCCATAAAAGCTTTGCCAGCAGCAACGGAAGAAACGTTGGAGAAAGTATTATTTTAAACGGAGTTCCACAATTTATGTGGCCGGATCATTGTGTTCAGGGAACTTTCGGAGCGGAGTTTCATAAGGATCTGAACAGAGATAAGGTAACTCACGTTATTCAGAAAGGAAAAAATATTGAAATAGACAGTTATAGCGGCTTCCAGGATAATAATCACTTCATGAAAACAGGACTGGATGATTTCTTAAAATACCATGAAATTCAATTGGTGGAAATTGTAGGCCTTGCCATGGACTATTGTGTGAAGTTTACAGCTTTAGATGCTGTAGCTAACGGATATATTACATGTCTGCACTTTAATGGTACCCGTGCAGTGAACGTAAAACCGGATAATGGCAGAGACGCCATCTACGAAATGATCGAAAAAGGAGTAACTGTACTCGGATAA
- a CDS encoding DEAD/DEAH box helicase has translation MSFESLGLSHNIIRSVKKLGYLKPFPIQEQAVPVILQGKDLMGIARTGSGKTACFVMPILEKLQNSEVKKGRNIQVLILVPTRELAIQIDEVFRAFTENLKREVRTMAVYGGVSINPQMKGMFGVEVLIATPGRLLDLIDHNAVKISEIQHLVVDEADKMFQLGFGEEMNKLFALMPAVKQTTLFSATLNDKVEEMKERLSINPVIIEIKKEEVEIDNIEQLAYHVAPENKGPFLRYLIKEKKVEKALIFVSSTRAADNLVEKLKKNKIKAVAIHSQKSQGARRNNLEEFKGNGAQFLVATDLIGRGIHIESLPCVINYELPRSPLDYIHRIGRTGRANEKGTAITILTDDELQHFRVIQKKMGKKVTLQRTEGIDLHGY, from the coding sequence ATGTCATTTGAATCGTTAGGATTATCACACAATATTATTCGTTCTGTTAAAAAATTAGGTTATCTGAAGCCGTTTCCCATTCAGGAACAGGCTGTACCGGTTATTTTGCAGGGAAAGGATCTGATGGGTATCGCCCGGACAGGTTCAGGGAAAACAGCATGTTTTGTGATGCCGATTTTAGAAAAATTACAGAATTCAGAAGTTAAAAAAGGTCGTAACATTCAAGTTTTAATACTGGTGCCTACCCGCGAGCTGGCTATTCAGATCGATGAAGTCTTCAGGGCTTTTACAGAAAATCTGAAACGTGAGGTCCGTACAATGGCGGTTTATGGTGGAGTATCTATTAATCCACAGATGAAAGGGATGTTTGGTGTGGAGGTTCTCATTGCGACTCCGGGACGTTTATTGGATCTGATTGATCATAATGCCGTGAAAATTTCGGAAATCCAGCATCTGGTGGTAGATGAGGCAGATAAAATGTTTCAGCTCGGATTTGGCGAGGAAATGAATAAACTCTTTGCTCTCATGCCTGCAGTGAAGCAAACAACCTTATTTTCGGCAACTTTAAATGATAAAGTTGAGGAAATGAAAGAACGATTATCCATCAATCCTGTCATCATTGAAATAAAAAAAGAAGAAGTTGAAATTGATAATATCGAGCAGTTGGCATACCATGTCGCTCCTGAGAACAAAGGTCCTTTTTTACGTTATTTAATCAAAGAAAAGAAAGTAGAAAAAGCACTGATTTTTGTTTCATCTACAAGAGCTGCAGACAATCTGGTTGAAAAACTTAAAAAAAATAAAATCAAAGCAGTAGCGATTCACAGCCAGAAGTCACAAGGTGCCCGTAGAAATAATTTAGAAGAATTTAAAGGTAATGGAGCTCAGTTTTTGGTCGCCACAGATTTGATTGGCCGTGGAATTCACATTGAATCTTTACCATGTGTCATCAATTATGAGTTGCCGCGCTCGCCTTTAGATTACATTCACCGTATTGGTAGAACAGGACGCGCCAACGAAAAAGGAACTGCCATTACTATTTTGACAGATGATGAATTACAGCATTTCAGAGTAATTCAGAAGAAAATGGGTAAAAAAGTAACGTTGCAGAGAACGGAAGGCATTGATTTGCATGGTTATTAA
- a CDS encoding putative metal-dependent hydrolase yields the protein MSDLENKKFPIGQFETPENINDTTLDTYIKIIKDFPGRLKNLIEHFTDDQLDTPYREGGWTVRQLVNHLSDSHINSFIRFKLALTEDNPTIKPYDEAQWAELQDSFHMPVKPAMRMLKGTHQRWTTLLKTLTNKQFERTFHHPEHNKNYNLRESLALYAWHCNHHFAHIENLKKEKGW from the coding sequence ATGAGTGATTTAGAGAATAAAAAATTTCCGATAGGACAATTTGAAACCCCTGAAAACATTAATGATACTACACTCGATACTTACATTAAAATCATTAAAGATTTTCCCGGAAGGCTCAAAAACCTCATTGAACATTTTACGGATGATCAGCTGGATACCCCTTACAGAGAAGGAGGATGGACGGTAAGGCAGCTTGTTAATCACCTTTCAGACAGTCATATCAACAGTTTTATCCGCTTCAAACTGGCACTTACCGAAGATAATCCCACCATTAAACCCTATGATGAGGCACAGTGGGCCGAGCTTCAGGATAGTTTTCATATGCCTGTAAAACCAGCCATGCGAATGTTGAAAGGAACGCATCAAAGGTGGACAACACTTCTGAAGACCCTCACCAATAAACAGTTTGAAAGGACTTTTCATCATCCGGAACACAACAAAAATTATAATTTAAGGGAAAGTCTTGCCCTGTATGCCTGGCATTGTAATCATCATTTTGCACATATTGAAAATCTGAAGAAAGAAAAAGGTTGGTAA
- a CDS encoding DUF1569 domain-containing protein, whose product MSGLSGNSSAKWGKMNVCQMLRHCDLVLQVALAKIELPEINILFRVIGAVTKVEMYVFNNGIPRNMPTFQKLIVNFECDFDESKTNLLKTLEEFRVACENKKLPENHRLFGNMTEKDWEFLEYKHLDHHLKQFNV is encoded by the coding sequence ATTTCCGGACTTTCCGGGAACTCATCCGCAAAATGGGGAAAAATGAATGTATGCCAGATGCTCAGACATTGCGATCTGGTCCTCCAGGTTGCCTTAGCAAAAATAGAACTTCCCGAGATTAATATCCTGTTCAGGGTGATAGGAGCCGTGACTAAAGTAGAAATGTATGTTTTTAATAACGGAATTCCCAGAAACATGCCTACTTTTCAAAAACTAATCGTTAATTTTGAGTGTGATTTTGATGAATCAAAAACCAATCTGCTGAAAACACTGGAAGAATTCCGGGTGGCCTGTGAAAACAAAAAGCTGCCGGAAAACCACAGGTTATTCGGAAACATGACTGAAAAAGACTGGGAATTTTTAGAGTATAAACATCTTGATCATCATTTAAAACAATTTAATGTATGA
- the ytxJ gene encoding bacillithiol system redox-active protein YtxJ, whose product MSFFDKIFGGKNETPDQKSFWKKIESEEDLAKAIESSFNHKIAIFKHSTSCFISRTVLKNFEKEVENSGQPVEIYFLDLLAHRPVSNKIATDLEIRHESPQLIVIENGKPVNSASHQDISLSQII is encoded by the coding sequence ATGAGTTTTTTTGATAAAATATTCGGAGGAAAAAATGAAACCCCTGATCAAAAATCTTTCTGGAAAAAGATCGAGTCTGAAGAAGATCTGGCAAAAGCCATTGAAAGCTCTTTTAACCATAAAATAGCCATATTCAAACATTCAACTAGCTGTTTTATCAGCAGGACCGTATTGAAAAACTTTGAAAAGGAGGTTGAAAACTCAGGTCAGCCGGTGGAGATCTATTTTCTGGACTTACTGGCTCACAGACCTGTTTCCAATAAAATTGCCACAGATCTTGAGATAAGACATGAAAGCCCACAGCTGATTGTTATTGAGAACGGAAAGCCTGTCAACAGTGCTTCACATCAGGATATTTCATTAAGCCAGATCATATAA
- a CDS encoding Crp/Fnr family transcriptional regulator, whose translation MKNINNYLAKVLNVPLQNVNTCSLHYEVKKIPKNQFLLQYGEICRHIFFVEKGLLKMYSIDKNGKEHIIQFAPESWLISDRSSLYFNEKSNYYIEAVEDSEVLFLHPDFFNKLVEQFPNSIERSDFLLQKHIRSLQNRINSLLGETAEERYMKFIKMYPDLLLRVPQWMIASYLGITPESLSRVRKELARKNFVPDKK comes from the coding sequence ATGAAGAATATTAATAATTATTTAGCCAAAGTCCTGAATGTTCCTCTTCAGAATGTGAATACCTGCAGCCTGCATTATGAAGTAAAAAAGATCCCTAAAAATCAGTTTCTGCTTCAATATGGAGAGATTTGCCGGCATATTTTTTTCGTAGAAAAAGGTCTTCTGAAGATGTATTCTATAGATAAAAACGGAAAAGAGCATATCATTCAGTTTGCCCCGGAAAGCTGGCTTATTTCGGACAGAAGCAGTCTTTATTTTAATGAAAAATCAAATTATTATATAGAAGCTGTGGAAGACTCTGAAGTATTATTCCTTCATCCCGATTTCTTCAATAAACTGGTGGAACAGTTTCCGAACAGTATTGAAAGAAGTGACTTCCTGTTACAGAAACATATCAGAAGCCTTCAAAACAGAATCAATTCTCTATTGGGCGAGACTGCAGAAGAAAGATATATGAAATTTATTAAAATGTATCCGGATTTATTGTTGAGAGTTCCCCAATGGATGATTGCCTCTTACCTGGGAATTACCCCTGAAAGTTTAAGCAGGGTAAGAAAAGAACTGGCAAGGAAAAACTTTGTTCCCGATAAAAAATAG
- a CDS encoding PLP-dependent aminotransferase family protein has product MSKEFLYTEIAEGIASQIKTGVLKAGDKLPSVRMLCQEHQVSMNTAKRVFLELESQSLVESKPQSGYFVSQLLSVKLPLPEVSRPSLMANNDEPNELISKVYENMGRKDVTFFSIGIPSGDLLPQAKLKKEIVHAIRELKEGGTEYEELQGNLKLRRMIAVRSLQWGGNLHEKDLVTTNGGMNALSFCLMALGKPGDTIAIESPCYPGILQLANGLGLKVLEIPTHPTTGIEIEALKKVIPKIDLCLLIPNFNSPLGSCMPDENKKEVVRILSENNIPLIEDDVYGDLYFGNSRPKCCKSFDKNGSVLYCSSISKTLAPGYRVGWIAPGKYIDKILKLKLLHSTSSISIVNEAVANFLKSGRYEKHLHQLRKTLQSNYQNYVQTIAESFPEGTKTSRPQGGLSLWVEFDESIRTTQLYDLAIKQNISIAPGRMFTFQDQFENCMRLCIGLPWSEDTKTKLRQVGSLAKKIYVK; this is encoded by the coding sequence ATGAGTAAAGAATTTTTATATACGGAGATTGCGGAAGGTATTGCCAGCCAGATCAAAACAGGGGTTTTAAAAGCCGGAGACAAGCTTCCGTCAGTGAGGATGCTTTGCCAGGAACATCAGGTAAGTATGAACACTGCCAAACGGGTCTTTCTGGAACTTGAATCCCAGTCATTGGTAGAATCAAAACCGCAATCCGGTTACTTTGTAAGCCAGCTACTATCGGTAAAACTTCCCTTGCCTGAGGTAAGCCGCCCGTCTTTGATGGCCAATAATGACGAACCGAACGAGCTGATCAGTAAAGTCTATGAAAATATGGGGCGGAAAGATGTTACCTTTTTCTCCATCGGAATTCCGTCCGGAGATCTGTTGCCTCAGGCGAAGCTCAAAAAAGAAATTGTACATGCGATCCGCGAATTAAAAGAAGGCGGAACCGAATATGAAGAATTACAGGGAAACCTGAAATTAAGACGGATGATTGCTGTGCGATCTCTGCAATGGGGCGGAAACCTCCATGAAAAGGATCTCGTGACAACCAATGGCGGAATGAATGCCCTTTCGTTCTGCCTGATGGCCTTAGGTAAGCCCGGAGATACTATTGCCATTGAAAGCCCTTGTTATCCCGGAATTTTGCAGTTGGCCAACGGATTAGGATTAAAAGTATTGGAAATCCCTACCCATCCTACCACAGGAATTGAAATTGAGGCTTTAAAGAAAGTAATTCCTAAAATTGATCTGTGCCTGCTGATTCCCAATTTTAACTCTCCCTTGGGAAGCTGCATGCCAGATGAAAATAAGAAGGAAGTCGTAAGAATTCTCTCTGAAAATAATATTCCGCTGATTGAAGATGATGTCTATGGAGATCTTTATTTTGGAAATTCCCGCCCAAAATGTTGTAAGTCATTTGATAAAAACGGAAGTGTACTGTACTGCAGTTCTATTTCAAAAACTCTGGCTCCCGGTTACCGTGTCGGATGGATTGCTCCGGGAAAATACATCGATAAAATTTTAAAGCTTAAACTTTTGCATTCCACATCTTCGATTTCCATTGTAAATGAAGCTGTCGCCAACTTTCTGAAATCTGGCAGATATGAAAAACATCTCCATCAACTTCGCAAAACCCTGCAAAGTAATTATCAGAATTATGTGCAAACCATTGCAGAATCTTTTCCTGAAGGAACAAAAACAAGCCGCCCGCAGGGAGGATTATCGCTGTGGGTAGAATTTGATGAATCTATCCGAACAACCCAGCTTTATGATCTGGCTATTAAACAGAATATAAGTATTGCCCCCGGAAGAATGTTTACCTTCCAGGATCAGTTTGAAAACTGCATGAGGCTCTGCATCGGGCTCCCATGGTCGGAAGACACAAAAACGAAGCTCAGACAAGTCGGAAGCCTTGCTAAAAAGATTTATGTGAAGTAA
- a CDS encoding ferritin-like domain-containing protein, protein MTHNITETKNSSSTKKTTTKIDNATVKREEMKNSPLHKFFVNALKDIYYAENAILEALEKMQDAATTEELKDAFEDHHLQTQKHVKRLEKVFQLIDEKPEKKECKAIKGIIEEGEEVIKSTEEGTATRDAALIIAAQKVEHYEIATYGGLAQLAITMGHDKAADLLERTLEEEEDTDYHLTEIAETSINFDAEQED, encoded by the coding sequence ATGACACACAATATCACTGAAACCAAAAATTCCTCTTCAACAAAGAAGACAACAACAAAAATAGACAATGCCACTGTAAAACGTGAAGAGATGAAAAATTCTCCGCTCCACAAGTTCTTTGTAAATGCTCTGAAAGATATTTACTATGCTGAAAATGCAATTCTTGAAGCCTTGGAAAAAATGCAGGATGCAGCCACTACAGAAGAATTAAAAGATGCCTTTGAAGACCATCATCTCCAAACTCAGAAGCATGTAAAACGTCTCGAAAAGGTTTTCCAACTTATCGATGAAAAACCTGAAAAGAAAGAATGTAAGGCTATCAAGGGAATCATCGAAGAGGGAGAAGAAGTCATCAAATCCACAGAAGAAGGAACCGCCACAAGAGATGCTGCACTCATTATTGCTGCCCAAAAGGTAGAACATTATGAAATCGCCACGTATGGAGGCCTTGCCCAGCTGGCCATTACCATGGGGCATGATAAAGCCGCCGATCTTCTTGAACGGACTCTTGAAGAAGAGGAAGACACTGATTACCATCTTACGGAAATCGCAGAGACATCCATCAATTTTGATGCGGAACAGGAAGACTAA